One Physeter macrocephalus isolate SW-GA chromosome 10, ASM283717v5, whole genome shotgun sequence DNA window includes the following coding sequences:
- the POU3F2 gene encoding POU domain, class 3, transcription factor 2 produces MATAASNHYSLLTSSASIVHAEPPGGMQQGAGGYREAQSLVQGDYGALQSNGHPLSHAHQWITALSHGGGGGGGGGGGGGGGGGGGGGDGSPWPTSPLGQPDIKPSVVVQQGGRGDELHGPGALQQQQQQQQQQQQQQQQQQQRPPHLVHHAANHHPGPGAWRSAAAAAHLPPSMGASNGGLLYSQPSFTVNGMLGAGGQPAGLHHHGLRDAHDEPHHGDHHPHPHSHPHQQPPPPPPPQGPPGHPGAHHDPHSDEDTPTSDDLEQFAKQFKQRRIKLGFTQADVGLALGTLYGNVFSQTTICRFEALQLSFKNMCKLKPLLNKWLEEADSSSGSPTSIDKIAAQGRKRKKRTSIEVSVKGALESHFLKCPKPSAQEITSLADSLQLEKEVVRVWFCNRRQKEKRMTPPGGTLPGAEDVYGGSRDTPPHHGVQTPVQ; encoded by the coding sequence ATGGCGACCGCAGCGTCTAACCACTACAGCCTGCTCACCTCCAGCGCCTCCATCGTGCACGCCGAGCCGCCGGGCGGCATGCAGCAGGGCGCGGGGGGCTACCGCGAGGCGCAGAGCCTGGTGCAGGGCGACTACGGCGCGCTGCAGAGCAACGGGCACCCGCTCAGCCACGCTCACCAGTGGATCACCGCGCTGTCccacggcggcggcggcgggggcgggggcggcggcggcgggggcggcggcgggggcgggggcggcggcgacGGCTCCCCGTGGCCCACCAGCCCCTTGGGCCAGCCGGACATCAAGCCCTCGGTGGTGGTACAGCAGGGCGGCCGCGGCGACGAGCTGCACGGGCCGGGcgccctgcagcagcagcagcagcagcagcagcaacagcagcaacagcagcagcagcagcagcagcggccgcCGCATCTGGTGCACCACGCCGCCAACCACCACCCGGGGCCCGGGGCATGGCGGAGCGCGGCGGCTGCGGCGCACCTCCCGCCCTCCATGGGAGCGTCCAACGGCGGCTTGCTCTACTCGCAGCCCAGCTTCACGGTGAACGGTATGCTGGGCGCCGGCGGGCAGCCGGCCGGGCTGCACCACCACGGCCTGCGGGACGCGCACGACGAGCCGCACCACGGTGATCACCACCCGCACCCGCACTCGCACCCGCACCAGcagccgccgcccccgccgcccccacaGGGCCCGCCCGGCCACCCCGGCGCGCACCACGACCCGCACTCGGATGAGGACACGCCGACCTCGGACGACCTGGAGCAGTTCGCCAAGCAGTTCAAGCAGCGGCGGATCAAACTGGGATTTACCCAAGCGGACGTGGGGCTGGCGCTGGGCACCCTGTATGGCAACGTGTTCTCGCAGACCACCATCTGCAGGTTTGAGGCCCTGCAGCTGAGCTTCAAGAACATGTGCAAGCTGAAGCCTTTGTTGAACAAGTGGTTGGAGGAGGCGGACTCGTCCTCGGGCAGCCCCACGAGCATAGACAAGATCGCAGCGCAGGGGCGCAAGAGGAAAAAGCGGACCTCCATCGAGGTGAGCGTCAAGGGGGCTCTGGAGAGCCATTTCCTCAAATGCCCCAAGCCCTCGGCCCAGGAGATCACCTCCCTCGCGGACAGCTTACAGCTGGAGAAGGAGGTGGTGAGAGTTTGGTTTTGTaacaggagacagaaagagaaaaggatgaCCCCTCCCGGAGGGACTCTGCCGGGCGCCGAGGATGTGTACGGGGGGAGTAGGGACACGCCACCACACCACGGGGTACAGACACCCGTCCAGTGA